The stretch of DNA CCCTCGATGCACTCCCATCTCGCCCGCCTCTGTGGATCTGCGCTCCTTGCCTCCGCCCTCGCCCAATTGACGAAATCCTTCGGGGAAGCCGTCGGGTGTGGCATCCTCCTCTTCTCGCCTCGATTCCCCTCGAAATAGTTACTCCTCGCCAGATTGAGGAGTTCCTGATCTGTGATGTCGTTGTAGGTTTTGATCCCCCATGACGCCCAGACCTTCATCTCTGGATCTGGCTCTTCCTCCGCTTTCTGCTGCAGCGCCCTCCACTCCCGCACACAAAGGAGGTAGGAGGACGCGTCGTCACGGATCCGCATGGCTTGCTCCGTCCACCTCCGCATCCGCGTCGCCCGCAGCGTCTCCGGCGACACCAACCCAATCGGGCACAACATCTCCGAAAATGCCCGGTACACAAAGGGGGGAGGCATGTACGGGATCGTCGAGCCCGGGCGGGGCGGCGAGCAGGTAGATCTGTCGACTCTCGGCATGGGGCGGGGTgtggggtgggggggctcgccgtcgCGGGGAAATCGGCGGCGAGGGGGAGTAGGTGGGGAGGAGTCGCGGTCGCGAGCGAGAGCATGGGTCGCAGCCTATGCGGCCAAAAGTTGGTCCTACTTTTGCTTAACCGGGTCAAGATGTAAATTTACTCGTCTACGTTCATCGAAAATAAAAACATGCAACACGAAAGTCATGTGGAACTTCGAGATGAAAATATTGGTCAAAGGAAATTTCAAACGATCGACCGTGCATGATAAATTTGACAAAAGTCATCCAAAATAGCTCCAAACATGAACACGAAATTGAATATTTACAATTAACCAAACATGGATGTGCTTCCTTTTATATATGGACCTTATCTTAAATCTAAGCACCATCGTGTACATTAGACGGAACTAATAAGTGGGCGAGATTAGGTGTTAAATCAAACACACCACATACAACCTCACATACAACTAGTTATCATAGAGGTCGCATCTCTGGACACATCCTTTTTTTTGCATTGCTCGAGCTTGCCTCACTGAAAACTGTTGATTCGGTCGTTTCTATCGTGTTTGGCTCAATGCACACAAGCAAACAATACAATTTCATCCCGTGCAGCAGAACTGTTTTTGTTGGCATCACAGCCGTCCATTCAGCTCCCGATCCAGCCGTCCATTGCACGTTCACGCGGATCCATGGGCCCACCgccacttcctcctcctccctcccctcgAAATAAATACTCTGCAAATCTCGTCTCCTTGGCCACCAACGCACTCGGCAATCAGCAGCCAAGCAATCCCCACACACATCTCTCCACTACCCGATTCCTTTCTCCAGCTCGCCATGGACGCCTCAGCCACCGTAGCCACCGGGAAGGGGAAGAAGGGCGCCGCCGGTCGCAAGGCCGGAGGCCCCAGGAAGAAGTCCGTGTCGCGGTCCGTCAAGGCCGGGCTCCAGTTCCCCGTCAGCCGCATCGGGCGCTTCCTCAAGAAGGGCCGCTACGCGCAGCGCGTCGGCTCCGGCGCCCCCGTCTACCTCGCggccgtcctcgagtacctcgCCGCCGAGCTGCTGGAGCTCGCCGGCAACGCCGCCAAGGACAACAAGAAGAGCCGCATCATCCCCCGCCACCTGCTGCTCGCCATCAGGAACGACGAGGAGCTCGGCAAGCTGCTCGCCGGCATCACCATCGCGCACGGCGGCGTGATCCCCAACATCAACCCGGTGCTGCTCCCCAAGAAGACGGCCGAGAAGTCCCCCAAGGAGCCCAAGTCGCCCAAGAAGACCGCCAAGTCCCCCAAGAAGGCGTAGATTCCTTGCTTAGTTAGGCTGTAGCTGGGATGTATGGATGGGTGTGTTTCAGGATACTTCAGTTCGAAGTAGACTGTTCTTGCTTTGTCGTTGTATTTTCTGACTGCGATTTCAATGAAACAATAAGTTGCTTTCATACATTTTATTCGATCTGTGTTTCATCTGCCCTTGGCCCTTGTTGTCGATTTTCTCAGAATTGTTATCACCCATGTGCTTTGAATTACGTCCATCCAGGGGCCTGGGCGGGCAACTGCGAAGGTAGGTGGGAATCAACTTCTTTGGCGCGTGACTAAAAAAAATTGGTGTTGGGGTTTCCCGCCCCAATTTCGTGTATCATTAATTGAAAACGAAAAATTGAAAATCCGCGTCTATTTCCCCGCTCCAGTTTCGCGCCCAGTAAGATTGGACGAAAATTTCGATTTGGCGGGGAGACTGAAAACTCTATTTCCCCACTCGTTCTGAATTTCAGTTCTGGGAGTTTGGCGGGCAACTGAAAACTGTATCCTCTGAATTTCAGTTCTGGGAGTTTGGCGGGCAACTGGACGAAATTTTCGATTTGGCGGGGAGATTTGCCGCTCGTTCAGAAATTCAGGTCTGGGAGTTTGGCGGGCAACTGAAAACTGTATCATCTGTTATTTTTTAGCGGTGAGATTTCCCGCTTCAGTTTCGTGCCCATCTAGCACATCCTTTTGCAATCTTGGAACCATCTACCAGGTCCTCATGTCCCGGATGGATAGTTGGATACATGGAGGAAGAAAATAATCAAAGACTTTTGAATTCCATATTCAGGCGCTCCAAGAAACTCACGGTGGCGGAGGGCCTGCCGTGGCAACCGCCGGGTAGCTGATCTGTACCCGGACATGTCGGAGCGGGGGCCGGGCCATTGAAGCACTATTCCTTGGTCACATTTTCAGTTAAGCGAGGGCGGAGATCGCCTTAGATGGCCGTGGAGGACAAACTCAGGTAAATTCTCTACAAAATCAGAATATAATGCCTTCTCAGTGGTGGATACattgtgtagatcatcaccatctGTTTCCATGATACTAATCTGTACAATGAATCTCCTAAAGGGGCATAATGATCTGTTTAACTATGGAAGTATCCGCCAGCGACTGGTCTGGTGCCACAGCACAAGAGAAATCCAGACTTGCGAATTTCATCCAGATTCGGGAGAGTTAGCTCTTAAACCCAGTTAACAGCACTAATAAACCATCGGTAGAAGTGGTCAAAGGAACACTGCATTCCAGTTGCAGATTCAGGTAACAGCTCAGATGGTACAAGGTCCATTTTTAAGAAACAAGAAATGACCCACCAAATAGCTTATATCCATGACATTCGATCCATGCATGAAACATGGTATAATGCTTATGAATACAGAATgtggcaacaagatgaacatggtacTTGGTACAGATACAGGGTTAAACTGGTATTACATTGCATAGTTATACAAACGCGTAGCTCTTCACATCACCTGCTCTTCTTGCTGTTCCCAGATAACCATGAAATCCGCACAGCATAGGCTAAGATCAAAGCATTTCCATtcaaagaattatgtaagttgcaaGGCAGAAATTATCAGAGGAATGCACAGAACAAATGGGCAGGGAGAAACTATGGTTCGCGGAAGTTCAGGTGATAAACACACGTGGTTCGACAGTTCAACAGCTTCCCAGATAACCGAATCATCTACTCTACCCACAACCTACCACTAGCAGTTGGCTGCTAATGCTATTCGCGGTGAACCAAGAGAGTATCTTGCAAAAATACATTAATAGCATGGCAGTGATAATGAATTTCTGATGATACCAATTACACATCAACACTATATGGCCATACTACATGAAGCAATTTTTGTGTTTACAAAGACAGTCATCGTTTCTCCATTTTCTAGAAAGCACAGACTACTAAAGGGGATTCGTAACCAACCTAGAATTATCGCAAATAATCAGTGAAACTGACAAATCATTCCGCCATCACAGAACAGCGAATAAGATTGATTCTTACCTAGTAATAATTTCTGAAAACAACTTAACAGGCAGAAGGTGCGCATAACCCAATAAATGAACCACCTTGCTGTTTCTGAATACGAGGTCCCGGCTGTTAATATTCCCACCATGAGACGATCTTACAATTCCATTCGGATGAGACCAGTGCAGGCTCGCCTCCAAACATAGCAGCAGAAGTTTTGATTAAAATGACAACCAAACACCTGATCTACAAACAGAGAATTATGCAACAAAAACAAAACCTCGAGAGTTCATAGGAGCATCTGCACTGAGAAGAGTACAGTAAAGCAAAAACGGAAGCGGTTCGAAAACCAGCACTCAAACCTTACAAACTTTTGTATGTGAAAAGATGATTGATTTTTCAATACAAGCATGTTTTGCAGTCAGCATACATTTTACATCAGTATATAAATTTGCATCCATGATGAGCGGTAATGGCTTTGATAAACCCTTTTTGCATTCATACATTTTGCAGTTTCAACATAGATAACTTAGTGAGACAAAAACAGGAAATAAGTTCTAACCAGAGATCGAGCAGCCATAAATTGAGTCTGGACAAAAGCTAATACAATTTTCGAGCATATCTTCTAGAGAAGGGGCAAAGACTACACAATATTCGGGCATTAACCCTGTCTATGAGACAAGGATTTGAAAAGATCGGCCATTGACGAATCATGGACATGCTTCACCTGAAAGAACATTGCATTTAATTCTAGAACACGAGCAGTCGAAGGGATTATCCAATAAATCATGAATCTGTTTGGTTTTACCCAAACAGCTAAACTCACTTCTAAATTCAGGTTCAGCATCTCGAGAAGCTCTATCTTCCACTTGTAGCAGCCTGTGTTGATCGTCCACCCATTGAATATCGTTGCCCTTAGGGCTTGAAATTTTGATTTCCTTCAGCACTTTTGCGTTCAAAATAAAGAATTTGGCAAAGTCAGCATCTTGGTCACGGCCTTTGTAATTTTCAAACACCAATTTTTTTAGATGGATTGCGAGGCATTCGATTGGATCTAGTGGGTCACACAGGCGCACATTTTTCATATCCATCTTTGGGTGTTTCAactgaaaaaaagaagagaaaggtgcCATATGTCAGAGCCATTTCTAACCAGATTAGGTTACTATCAGCTAACTTACCTCAAAATAAAATTTCACATTGACAAGGCAATCAAAGACGAATACTCACAGTGAAATAGAGCTTTTCCAAGCGGGGAAAGCACCTGAGGATGTTTAGAACTGCATTCAACTGAGAGCCAGAAGAGTAGAGAGCCAGAACCTTCACAGTGCATATTGAGTTTGCCAAGCTGACTGGGGACACTCCCTAAAGAAAACAATGAACATAAAAAATAATGAAATGCATGTAGGTACAGCAAATGCAAGATTCAAGAAGGTTGCTACTGCTACCTTGATGACTAGAGTTGCAATCTGGAGTGTGGATACACATGGTGAAAAAAGGCCCAATATTTTCAGTTTAGGCGCACCAATTACGCGGATAGTCTCAAAACTTATGTCCGGAGAATAAAGTGACACAAATCTTTCGAGGCTGGGAGCATCCTCAATGACTAGTTCTTGCGTGCAAGCACTACGAGCACGGAAGCCAATGCTCCTAAGAGTTAGTGAGCGAATGTGGAGGCGACGCGCAGTAAGAATGTCCCACAACTGAAGGCTCTCCAAGGCACGGCATCCAGAGAGCACCTGGTCGAATACATCCTCCGAGATGGAAACGCACCGTAGGATGAGCTGCTTGAGGAGGGGGAAACTCAACGATGGTGAGATCTCACTGGGGAAATTGCACGAGCCGATTTTGAGCACGAGGAGGGTGGGTGCAAAGCGGGGCGCAGATGACGACAGCAGGAAACTGAGGCGGTTCTCTCGACCATCTCCCGTAGCAGATATTGAGCTCCTGGAGTCCGTCAAGGGCTCGGGATTGGCACCAGCCGTCGAGCTCAATGTGCCGGCTGTCTATGTCGCCGGGTGTGAACTGGATGAATGGGAAGTGGAAGCGACGGGCGGGGCCAGGGTGGTCGGAGAGGATCCTGTTGATGATGGTGGGGCGCCAGCGAAGGTTGCTGCAGAGGCTGCTATTAGCCTGAAGGTGGAGGGGCGCGGAGCACTAAAGGTGGCGCCATCGGCGGGAGAGGGCCTGCGTGCGTGCGCCGTCCTTGGTGGGAAGAAGGGAGATGATGGTACCGATGGCGTCGGGGAGGTGGCTGATGGGATCCTCGGCCACCTAGTTGCCATCGTAGTTGCCACTGCGTGCCCGATTCCTTGGCCTGCTGCCAGCGATCCCATCGGATTCACGCTTTCTTGCCACGGCGGTCGGTGCCGCCTTCTCCATGGCTGGCGACCGGGAGATCTAGGGTTTGGGCAGTGGTGGCGGAGGGACGCGTTTATTTAGAGCATGGCTAATAATAGCCGGATGCTGGCTCTGTCACATTGCCATAACATTTAGAACCAATTTGATAGCTCGCCCATAGGAGAGATAGATACTATGTCATTAATACCTGACAATCAAGGCTGGGCTATAAAGGAAAAAAGTTAGGAAATTGCAAGTTTGCCACAaggattcatttttcatttcacgtGGCATTATTGCAGTTAGAAATTAAAAAAACATTTATGTAATTGAAAAAGACATATGATCTGTTGCCAAAGAAAAGAGGGGCATCTGATCGGTGGTTAATTTAAGTGTGTCATATGATCAAATTCCCATGTATTCAGCCCTAAAGTGTATTCAGTGACCTATGCTTTTTTTGTAAAGGtgtgctgtaacgccctcgatgcggctatatctcccacgtgtcgaagcacgacttagaggcataaccgcattgaaagcaatgtcgcaagtgaggtaatcttcacacaatccatgtaatacataagggaaagagatacatagttggcttacaatcgccacttcacacaattacatgaataaagcattacatcatccagatacaatcaaggtccgtctacggaaccaaaataaaagaagaaccccaaatgcgacaaaggtccccgatcgaccccaactgggctccactactgatcaactagaacgaaacaacacaaagggcaagatcttcatcgagctcctccttgagcttggttgcgtcacctgctcggtaacataggcacctgcaaactggttttggaagtatctgtgagccacagggactcagcaatctcgcacccgcgagatcaagactatttaagcttataggaaggatggagtaatgaggtggagctgcagcaagcgactagcatatatggtggctacaatcgcaa from Triticum dicoccoides isolate Atlit2015 ecotype Zavitan chromosome 6A, WEW_v2.0, whole genome shotgun sequence encodes:
- the LOC119315242 gene encoding histone H2A-like, which encodes MDASATVATGKGKKGAAGRKAGGPRKKSVSRSVKAGLQFPVSRIGRFLKKGRYAQRVGSGAPVYLAAVLEYLAAELLELAGNAAKDNKKSRIIPRHLLLAIRNDEELGKLLAGITIAHGGVIPNINPVLLPKKTAEKSPKEPKSPKKTAKSPKKA